TCAGATTGTGCAGCCGCTGGCCGGAAACGATGGCCCGCTGGGCTTTTTACGCGTAACGCTGGATACCCATGTGCTGGTCACCGACTCGCATCAGGTCGATAACACCACCAATATTCTGCGTCTGATGATGCTGCTGGCGCTGGCGATCGGCATTATTCTCTCCCGTACCCTGCTGCGCCACCGCCGCACCCGCTGGCAGCAGTCGCCGTTCCTGCTCACCGCCAGCACCCCGGTGAAAGAGGATCGGGATGAGGACGACGAGAAGAAAGAGTAGCGCGCCTGCGCTGCGGTAACGATAAAACGAGAAAGGCCCGCTGTGCGGGCCTTTTTTATGGGAAAGTCGCGGATTTGCGAGGCAGCTTCCATCAGCCGATCAGCAGCGCTTCCAGCTCACCCAGCGATTTGACCTGCCAGGTCGGCCTGATGTGTTCCGGCAGCGGCCGGGTGCCATGATCGAGCCAGCAGGTTTTCAGGCCAGCGTTCATGCCGCCCAGAATATCGGACTCTGGCGTATCCCCCACCATCAGCACCCGCTGACGATCCGGATTGCCCATCAGATCCAGCGCGTAATCAAAGATCTCTTTCGCCGGTTTTGGCAAGCCAACCTGCTCAGAGATCACCAGTGCCGAGAAGTAATCGCGGAAACCGGTGCGTTCCAACCGCGTCTGCTGCAGCGCGGTAAAGCCGTTGGTAATGATCCCCATCTTTACCTTGCCATGCAGCTGATTCATCAGGCTGACCGCACCCGGCAGCGGCGTGCAGATCTCGCCCATCGCGCTGAGGAAGCCGCTGTTAAGAATCTCTGGCGCCACGCTGAGCTTTTCGCTCCAGTGGTTGA
This genomic window from Pantoea sp. Lij88 contains:
- the yjjG gene encoding pyrimidine 5'-nucleotidase is translated as MSDNWDCILFDADDTLFHFDAYAGLQRLFAGYDVQFTDQDYSDYQAINKPLWVDYQNGTISALQLQTQRFNHWSEKLSVAPEILNSGFLSAMGEICTPLPGAVSLMNQLHGKVKMGIITNGFTALQQTRLERTGFRDYFSALVISEQVGLPKPAKEIFDYALDLMGNPDRQRVLMVGDTPESDILGGMNAGLKTCWLDHGTRPLPEHIRPTWQVKSLGELEALLIG